Proteins encoded by one window of Chryseobacterium aquaeductus:
- a CDS encoding helix-turn-helix domain-containing protein gives MAAENATVITKLFNMKMRPNYSKIYHDLLLAEQPEKLKDVKVKQLLQNLNTSDEVIKFNEKLFKQSKESSENNQKLRTYDKATMLKILNYQKQHGFSSNYISKKYKISRTTIAKWKKICNDEIQ, from the coding sequence ATGGCTGCAGAAAACGCAACAGTAATCACCAAATTATTTAATATGAAAATGAGACCAAATTACAGCAAAATCTATCATGATCTTCTGCTCGCAGAACAACCTGAAAAATTGAAAGATGTAAAAGTGAAACAGCTTCTTCAAAATCTGAATACCAGCGATGAAGTCATTAAGTTTAACGAAAAACTTTTTAAGCAATCAAAAGAAAGTTCGGAAAACAATCAGAAGCTCAGAACGTATGACAAAGCAACAATGCTTAAGATACTGAACTATCAAAAGCAACACGGCTTCTCTAGCAATTACATTTCAAAGAAATATAAAATCAGCAGAACGACTATAGCAAAATGGAAGAAGATTTGCAACGACGAAATTCAATAA
- a CDS encoding phosphoribosyltransferase family protein produces the protein MNTRYSLHKIDSAYEFTFSPAEYSYFKYGDKSYAEKFAKELFEGFLADHQEILDTDQEIVVLPSPYMAIPTASNFLCFYFKKQLDFYLFQKGKKSSIISKINRNHTYTTDYGNLSFEDRKNLIANDTYYLDKDFLKGKLCIFIDDIKITGSHEFTVNKILNEYNVNADFLFLYYAELTNFDIDPKIENFFNYYTVKDVQDVAEVMLKPSFQFNTRIVKYILGLESSNFDYLTSKIKKEQMDHLLELAISNNYHLIKEYETNINTLTQTELNYGY, from the coding sequence ATGAATACACGTTACAGTTTGCATAAGATAGATTCTGCATACGAATTCACGTTTTCACCAGCAGAATACAGCTATTTTAAGTATGGTGATAAATCGTACGCCGAGAAATTCGCAAAAGAATTATTTGAAGGTTTTCTTGCGGATCATCAGGAAATTTTAGACACAGATCAGGAAATTGTTGTTTTGCCAAGTCCGTACATGGCAATTCCTACGGCTTCCAATTTTTTATGTTTTTATTTTAAAAAACAACTGGATTTTTATCTTTTCCAAAAAGGAAAAAAGTCGAGTATAATTTCAAAAATCAACAGAAATCATACTTATACCACAGATTACGGAAATCTGAGTTTTGAAGATCGTAAGAATCTTATTGCCAATGACACTTACTATCTTGATAAAGATTTTTTGAAAGGAAAGCTTTGCATATTTATTGATGATATTAAAATAACAGGAAGTCATGAATTTACAGTGAATAAAATTCTCAATGAATATAATGTAAACGCAGATTTTTTGTTTTTATATTATGCAGAACTGACGAATTTTGACATTGATCCAAAAATTGAAAACTTCTTCAATTATTATACTGTAAAAGATGTGCAGGATGTAGCTGAGGTGATGCTGAAACCGAGTTTTCAGTTCAATACAAGGATAGTTAAATATATTTTAGGCTTAGAATCAAGTAATTTTGATTATCTTACGTCTAAAATAAAAAAAGAGCAGATGGATCATCTTCTTGAGTTAGCAATAAGCAACAATTATCATTTGATAAAAGAATACGAAACCAATATAAACACTTTAACACAAACAGAACTTAATTATGGCTATTAA
- a CDS encoding tetratricopeptide repeat protein: MNKQKFIDKFLRALFILAILKIITIFTQFFKLTFWSVIGDLFIFIVVAGIIFLVVLSMENKEKSGNSQKKKRGAGGSFYLENSLFDRIRNRYEELAEKYIAEKDYTRAAKVYMNLLQDNYRGAKTLENGELYNEAAVIYLKKLHNKSDAASCFEKAKQYQKSIDLYKELGQKEKVGDLYQQINDFDSANSFYQMVADDYVINSQMVKASLIYRKKMDAPEEAQEVLLKGWEENKDAFNCLNNYFANIAEIEKLDQMIQELYQNTASDKKLTYLHAMKFEFSKDPKLQQTTRDIAYEIIAENINSHSAIVNELKHFNIDDQMILKDISRYRTGRNKMFKN; the protein is encoded by the coding sequence ATGAATAAGCAAAAGTTTATAGATAAATTTTTGAGGGCGCTTTTTATATTGGCGATTCTCAAAATCATTACAATTTTTACTCAGTTTTTTAAATTAACTTTTTGGAGCGTTATCGGCGATCTTTTCATTTTTATAGTCGTTGCCGGTATTATTTTTCTTGTCGTACTCTCGATGGAGAATAAAGAAAAATCGGGAAATTCACAAAAAAAGAAAAGAGGTGCGGGTGGAAGTTTTTATCTGGAAAATTCACTTTTCGACAGAATTCGAAACCGGTATGAAGAGCTTGCAGAAAAATATATTGCCGAAAAAGATTATACGAGAGCCGCAAAAGTATATATGAATCTTTTGCAAGATAATTACAGAGGTGCAAAAACCCTTGAAAATGGCGAATTGTATAATGAAGCGGCTGTGATTTATCTCAAAAAACTTCACAATAAATCGGATGCTGCATCTTGTTTTGAAAAGGCAAAACAATACCAAAAATCGATTGATCTTTACAAAGAACTCGGACAAAAAGAAAAAGTAGGAGATCTTTACCAACAAATTAATGATTTCGATTCGGCAAATTCTTTTTATCAAATGGTTGCCGATGATTATGTGATTAATAGCCAGATGGTAAAAGCATCATTAATTTATCGAAAAAAAATGGATGCACCAGAAGAAGCGCAAGAAGTTTTGCTGAAGGGTTGGGAGGAAAATAAAGATGCTTTCAACTGTCTCAATAATTATTTTGCAAATATAGCTGAGATTGAAAAATTAGATCAAATGATTCAGGAATTATATCAAAATACAGCATCTGACAAAAAATTAACATATCTGCATGCTATGAAGTTTGAGTTTTCAAAAGATCCAAAACTTCAGCAGACCACACGAGATATTGCTTACGAAATTATTGCCGAAAATATCAATTCGCATTCTGCTATCGTAAACGAATTAAAACATTTTAACATTGATGATCAGATGATTTTAAAGGATATTTCAAGGTATAGAACTGGTAGAAATAAGATGTTTAAAAATTGA
- a CDS encoding catalase family protein, with product MPEPLKYNKSYDQLSYEEKQLLEENKKSIADFVEHSSTLSDVNHATRNAHAKTYAILKGKLSIDSEIHRDLLYLFDKEEYNIVVRLSNAHLKIKNTKKDIPAYGFAIKIKDDADRTIANYPLVNFPLFPINSVSAFLKLFTAINRFFIKKWGNIYPLVSQFYQILPSVFTASFLKKTIEFAMKRNDFMLSFDYHSVGVYRLGEHMIKIKLSPKNPQKKFGKNLTTRKAIASFCLEEDYEADVLIQFCYDLKDQPINILNREWKNSPFIKIGEVKIEKNSMDNPNACDNELLSFNPFESAEIFQPVGKIQKLRDEAYKVSLQTRKKINKLLKYK from the coding sequence ATGCCAGAGCCATTAAAATACAATAAAAGCTATGATCAACTCTCTTACGAAGAAAAACAGCTTCTTGAGGAAAATAAAAAAAGCATTGCAGATTTTGTAGAGCATTCGTCTACTCTCAGCGATGTGAATCACGCAACAAGAAATGCACATGCCAAAACGTATGCAATTCTTAAAGGAAAACTGAGCATCGATTCTGAAATACATCGTGATCTGCTCTATCTTTTTGACAAGGAAGAATACAATATTGTGGTGAGACTTTCTAATGCACATTTAAAGATTAAAAATACCAAAAAGGACATTCCTGCTTATGGTTTTGCGATTAAAATTAAAGATGATGCAGATCGCACGATTGCCAATTATCCGCTGGTGAACTTTCCTTTGTTTCCTATTAATTCGGTTTCGGCTTTTTTAAAATTGTTTACGGCGATCAATCGGTTTTTCATTAAAAAATGGGGAAATATTTATCCGCTTGTATCACAATTTTATCAGATATTACCGAGTGTATTTACCGCATCTTTTCTAAAGAAAACTATAGAATTTGCAATGAAAAGAAATGACTTTATGTTGTCTTTTGATTATCATTCTGTAGGAGTTTACAGATTGGGAGAACACATGATTAAGATAAAATTGAGCCCGAAAAATCCTCAGAAAAAATTTGGCAAAAATCTAACAACAAGAAAAGCAATTGCAAGCTTTTGTTTGGAGGAAGATTATGAGGCTGATGTTTTGATACAATTCTGCTATGATTTGAAAGACCAGCCGATCAACATTCTAAATCGTGAATGGAAAAACTCACCTTTCATTAAAATTGGTGAGGTTAAAATCGAGAAAAATTCTATGGATAATCCGAATGCGTGCGATAATGAATTGCTGTCTTTCAACCCTTTTGAAAGTGCTGAAATCTTTCAACCCGTCGGGAAAATCCAGAAACTGCGGGACGAAGCGTACAAAGTTTCTCTGCAAACAAGAAAGAAGATTAATAAACTTCTGAAATATAAATAA
- a CDS encoding TerD family protein → MAINLQKGQRENINAPKFTIGLGWDTNNTSTGGAFDLDASLFLLDDNKKLVSDNHFIFYNNLESPDKAVIHSGDNLTGDGDGDDEQIKIDLTKIDAAVKEITVVVTIHDADARKQNFGQVRNSFIRIFNTDTNEEILKYELDEDFSIETAVEFGRIYNRNGEWKFEAVGAGQRDGLEKFVSIYS, encoded by the coding sequence ATGGCTATTAATTTACAGAAAGGACAAAGAGAAAATATAAACGCTCCCAAATTTACCATCGGTTTAGGTTGGGACACCAACAATACATCTACCGGCGGAGCATTTGATCTGGATGCATCTTTGTTTTTGTTAGACGATAACAAAAAACTGGTTTCAGATAACCATTTTATCTTCTACAATAATCTTGAATCTCCTGATAAAGCTGTGATTCACTCTGGTGATAATCTTACAGGTGACGGTGATGGCGATGATGAGCAGATCAAAATCGATTTAACTAAAATAGACGCTGCAGTAAAAGAAATCACAGTGGTAGTGACCATACATGATGCTGATGCCAGAAAACAAAACTTCGGACAAGTAAGAAATTCTTTCATCAGAATTTTCAATACAGATACGAATGAGGAAATCTTAAAATACGAACTTGACGAAGATTTCTCTATAGAAACTGCCGTAGAATTCGGAAGAATATATAACAGAAACGGAGAATGGAAATTTGAAGCTGTAGGTGCAGGTCAGAGAGACGGTCTAGAGAAATTTGTTTCAATTTATTCATAA
- a CDS encoding toxic anion resistance protein: MQSAQSTQSSAPAVLVDRDGNVNLSQIQDAERHKYELLANAIDESNPGSIVNFGSDLQKTLANQSDSFLGNVRRSNSGEVGELINNLLVELNYVDVEEIQGSKVKGFLSRLPFMKKMMTQVDNLFAKYDKITSNIDMISHKVNAGIITSTKDNAVLQTIFDSNVNSIKAIEELVIAGNLRMEKAAVELANMETNVQNFADYQIADKRDFINRLDRRLADLKVVRLIMMQSLPQIRLVQNNNVSIAEKAQTILTTTLPVWKNQLSLAVAMHRQQQNIEVQQKVSSTTEEILRKNAERLGQNSINVAKANEQTIVSAETLKETTAMLINTLNEVKQIQKQGTESRRKLDQDLQTLESELKANIRG; the protein is encoded by the coding sequence ATGCAGTCGGCTCAATCAACTCAAAGTTCAGCTCCGGCGGTTTTGGTGGATAGAGACGGAAACGTGAATTTAAGTCAGATTCAGGATGCTGAGCGTCATAAGTATGAACTGTTGGCAAATGCGATTGATGAATCTAATCCTGGTTCTATTGTGAATTTCGGTTCAGATTTGCAAAAAACTCTTGCCAATCAGAGTGATAGTTTTTTAGGAAACGTCAGAAGATCAAATTCCGGTGAAGTAGGCGAGTTGATCAATAATTTATTGGTCGAGTTAAATTATGTAGACGTAGAGGAAATTCAGGGAAGCAAAGTAAAAGGTTTCCTGAGCAGACTTCCTTTTATGAAGAAGATGATGACTCAGGTAGATAATCTTTTTGCGAAATATGATAAAATAACCAGCAATATCGATATGATTTCTCATAAAGTAAATGCAGGAATCATTACTTCTACGAAAGATAATGCCGTTTTGCAGACTATTTTCGACAGCAATGTAAATTCTATCAAAGCGATTGAAGAATTGGTGATCGCTGGAAATTTAAGAATGGAAAAAGCTGCTGTAGAATTGGCAAATATGGAAACCAATGTTCAGAATTTTGCAGATTATCAGATTGCAGACAAAAGAGATTTTATCAACAGATTAGACAGAAGATTAGCTGACTTAAAAGTTGTTCGTTTGATTATGATGCAGTCGCTTCCGCAGATCAGATTAGTACAGAATAACAACGTTTCAATTGCTGAAAAAGCACAGACGATTCTTACGACAACCTTACCGGTTTGGAAAAATCAACTATCTCTGGCGGTTGCTATGCACAGACAACAGCAGAATATAGAAGTTCAGCAAAAAGTTTCTTCTACAACAGAAGAGATTTTGAGAAAAAATGCAGAACGTTTGGGTCAAAACTCGATCAACGTAGCAAAAGCCAACGAGCAGACCATCGTTTCAGCAGAAACACTGAAAGAAACCACTGCAATGCTGATCAATACGTTAAATGAAGTGAAGCAGATTCAGAAACAAGGTACAGAAAGCAGAAGAAAACTAGATCAGGATCTTCAGACATTAGAATCAGAATTAAAAGCTAATATAAGAGGGTAA
- a CDS encoding TerC/Alx family metal homeostasis membrane protein, which translates to MEQHNILDLHPGLVWGFAVTVVIMLLLDLGVFNKKSHEVSSKEATIWSVVWISLSMVFSGVVYWVFNTDGTAGSHAVAVEKFTQYQAAYWIEKALSVDNLFVFILVFGFFKVPKFLHHKVLFWGIIGALIFRAIFIFAGVELIELTYLPEMNIFGHAVKINVVMTLFGLFLIYAGIKSWGDGDGDDDEDYSDTAGAKLIKSFWKVSDNYDGDKFFTVQNGIRMATPLLVVVAVIEFTDVLFAVDSIPAIFAISNDPFILYTSNIFAILGLRSLYFLLANFIHMFSKLPYGLAIILAFIGVKMLIAPWYHISSPISLGIVGGVLVISVLLSIMFPDKKDDEKEQLDS; encoded by the coding sequence GTGGAACAACACAATATTTTAGATTTGCACCCCGGTTTGGTTTGGGGTTTTGCGGTAACGGTAGTTATCATGTTACTCTTAGATTTAGGAGTTTTTAATAAAAAAAGTCATGAGGTTTCTTCAAAAGAGGCGACCATCTGGTCAGTAGTTTGGATTTCGCTTTCAATGGTTTTTTCAGGAGTTGTCTATTGGGTTTTCAATACAGACGGTACAGCAGGAAGTCATGCGGTAGCAGTTGAAAAATTCACACAATATCAAGCAGCTTACTGGATCGAGAAAGCACTTTCCGTAGATAATCTATTTGTATTTATCTTGGTTTTTGGCTTTTTTAAAGTCCCTAAATTCCTTCACCATAAAGTTTTGTTTTGGGGAATTATTGGTGCATTAATCTTCAGAGCAATATTTATTTTTGCAGGAGTTGAATTGATTGAGTTGACCTATTTACCGGAAATGAATATTTTCGGACACGCGGTTAAGATCAACGTTGTGATGACGCTTTTCGGATTGTTCCTTATTTATGCAGGAATCAAATCTTGGGGCGATGGTGATGGTGATGATGACGAAGATTACAGCGATACGGCAGGAGCAAAACTGATCAAAAGTTTCTGGAAAGTTTCAGATAACTACGATGGTGACAAGTTTTTCACCGTACAAAACGGAATCAGAATGGCAACACCACTTTTGGTAGTAGTTGCAGTAATCGAATTTACAGACGTCTTGTTTGCTGTAGATTCTATTCCGGCAATTTTTGCAATTTCTAATGATCCGTTTATCTTATATACATCCAATATTTTTGCGATTTTAGGACTAAGATCTTTGTATTTCTTATTGGCAAATTTCATTCACATGTTCAGCAAATTGCCTTATGGTCTGGCAATTATCTTGGCATTTATCGGGGTTAAAATGCTGATTGCACCTTGGTATCACATCTCATCACCAATTTCATTAGGAATTGTAGGTGGAGTATTGGTGATCTCGGTTCTGCTTTCCATCATGTTTCCCGATAAAAAGGACGACGAAAAAGAACAATTAGATTCGTAA
- a CDS encoding AAA family ATPase has protein sequence MTQNIDKLNTALNYVKETFVGKNDVVDLLGICLLARENAFLYGPPGTAKSAIIRTLAKTVKDGKNFEYLLTRFTEPNEIFGPFDIRKLKEGELLTNTEGMMPEASMVFLDEIFNANSAILNSLLMALNEKIFKRGKETKHLPALMFVGASNVLPEDEALNALFDRFLIRINVDNVNPELLQQVLLAGRKLENMIDSEIPGIQTSEIKELQNLCKTVDLKPIYEVYLNTIINLRNTGIAISDRRAVKLQNLIAASALICGRNEAIVSDLWVLKHIWDTEEQIEILEGIINRIIEKDDHPKSHPQSLQNKTPNPEEVMKDVKILIEKWENENLSFEDQNVIKDKLRYLQTRCDWIGNPEQKQYIQKEIESLWQKILQTV, from the coding sequence ATGACTCAGAATATAGATAAACTAAATACCGCACTCAACTACGTAAAAGAAACCTTTGTCGGTAAAAATGATGTTGTAGATCTTTTAGGGATCTGTCTTTTGGCAAGAGAAAATGCATTTTTATACGGACCTCCGGGAACGGCAAAATCTGCCATCATCAGAACGTTGGCAAAAACCGTGAAAGACGGCAAAAATTTCGAATATCTTTTAACACGTTTTACCGAACCAAACGAAATTTTTGGTCCTTTTGATATCAGAAAATTAAAAGAAGGTGAACTTTTGACCAATACAGAAGGCATGATGCCGGAAGCGTCAATGGTTTTTTTGGATGAAATTTTCAATGCCAATTCTGCAATTCTGAATTCACTTTTGATGGCGTTGAACGAGAAAATTTTTAAAAGAGGAAAAGAAACAAAACATCTTCCTGCTCTTATGTTCGTCGGAGCTAGCAACGTTCTTCCCGAAGATGAAGCTTTAAATGCACTGTTTGACAGATTTTTGATAAGAATCAATGTAGATAATGTAAATCCGGAATTACTTCAGCAAGTTCTTTTGGCCGGCAGAAAACTGGAAAATATGATTGATTCTGAAATTCCCGGAATTCAGACAAGTGAGATTAAAGAACTGCAAAACCTGTGTAAGACTGTAGATCTGAAACCAATCTATGAAGTTTATTTAAATACAATCATCAACCTCAGAAATACCGGAATTGCAATTTCAGATCGTAGAGCTGTGAAACTTCAGAATTTGATCGCCGCAAGTGCACTGATTTGTGGAAGAAATGAAGCTATTGTTTCAGATCTCTGGGTTCTGAAACATATTTGGGATACCGAAGAACAGATCGAAATTCTGGAAGGAATTATCAACAGAATTATTGAGAAAGATGATCATCCTAAATCGCATCCGCAGTCTTTACAAAACAAAACTCCAAATCCTGAAGAAGTGATGAAAGATGTGAAAATTCTTATCGAAAAATGGGAGAATGAAAATCTGAGTTTTGAAGATCAAAATGTGATCAAAGACAAACTAAGATACTTGCAAACACGATGCGACTGGATCGGAAATCCCGAACAAAAACAATACATTCAAAAAGAAATCGAAAGCTTATGGCAGAAAATTCTTCAAACCGTGTAA
- a CDS encoding TerD family protein, whose product MAINLQKGQRINLTKENGTTLSQACVGINWGAIEKKSFFGGVSKEAVDLDGSCILYDTNKTATEIIYFGNLKSKNGSVKHSGDDLTGDVNGDDGLDNEVITIDFANLDPAVEHVALVLNSYKGQDFGTIPFASIRIYEGTATNVREVFAKYDIANDKSFSGHVAMVMGVFYKKNGEWKFNAIGDPTADKKLEQTIQTVQQKYL is encoded by the coding sequence ATGGCTATTAACTTACAAAAAGGTCAGAGAATAAATCTTACCAAAGAAAACGGAACAACGCTTTCCCAAGCTTGTGTCGGAATAAACTGGGGTGCAATCGAGAAGAAAAGTTTCTTCGGTGGAGTTTCGAAAGAAGCAGTAGACTTAGATGGAAGTTGTATTTTGTACGACACCAACAAAACTGCAACCGAAATTATCTATTTTGGAAACCTAAAATCTAAAAACGGATCTGTGAAGCATAGCGGAGACGATTTGACGGGCGATGTAAATGGGGACGATGGTTTGGATAATGAAGTAATTACCATAGATTTTGCAAATTTAGATCCTGCAGTAGAACACGTTGCTTTGGTTTTGAATAGCTACAAAGGTCAGGATTTCGGTACGATTCCGTTTGCTTCAATACGTATTTATGAAGGGACTGCAACCAACGTAAGAGAGGTTTTTGCTAAATATGATATTGCTAATGATAAATCTTTCAGTGGTCACGTTGCAATGGTAATGGGCGTTTTTTATAAGAAAAATGGCGAGTGGAAATTTAATGCAATCGGAGATCCAACCGCTGATAAAAAGTTGGAACAGACCATTCAGACCGTTCAGCAAAAATATTTGTAG
- a CDS encoding transposase, with translation MLYKVIHIGQSIKELVDQKEITIERICNFLNKDEEFVNNVYESKSIDTDILLRWSKLLEYDFFRLYSSHLILYAPPSAVNKPQTKSDKAPQFRKNIYTQEIKDFILKKITSGEMTQADVIKEYSIPKSTLHRWLQKTQQ, from the coding sequence ATGCTATACAAAGTAATACACATAGGGCAATCGATAAAAGAGCTTGTAGATCAGAAAGAGATTACAATTGAAAGAATATGTAATTTTCTGAACAAAGATGAGGAGTTTGTGAATAATGTCTACGAGAGCAAATCGATAGATACTGATATTCTGTTGAGATGGTCTAAATTGCTGGAATACGATTTTTTCAGACTTTACAGTTCTCACCTTATTTTATACGCACCACCATCGGCTGTGAATAAACCCCAGACCAAATCAGACAAGGCACCACAATTCAGAAAAAATATTTACACTCAGGAAATTAAAGATTTTATTCTTAAGAAAATAACTTCCGGAGAGATGACGCAGGCTGACGTGATTAAAGAATACTCTATCCCGAAAAGTACTCTGCACAGATGGCTGCAGAAAACGCAACAGTAA
- a CDS encoding APC family permease, protein MELRIKPFPKNTFPKKGLLIKGSSPSVWLRELDVLGINLRDIQSFAIPSNEPNVLYGCFLIFKNNASTEIGKNSYFQCYDNQFFIPENTVFYPKINPEDFKNLSADYIMMHPDFGLVKLSESINWLELIEDPQQADFIVKKVSNGVQIPSEIQRFMVEMDDEKIMETLQKKTEEEWMNDLPFDMKKVMAGNKKEIEKYLKYIDKYPERAVELGVPLDIMGTSRGDGFGRFKFGGGGWLSNFFGGGNSNGNGGGNSGSNNYRWVFWVFLMMIAASRIATQSDKNETQTVKSSGKIEDGTLANTLAFRSGVTDIDLKIDSIYRKERGKLMNDFTLASSKYSNRKSMKDVEKDVEEYKVKEGITRDSLKTIYNKKIVKTVEENTENLKRKISDSLKKKGNGIPAKEGVVKTVLNRKKILMADSLGKLYGTIDPPLSDVSQISNFGNEGKINSDQKNVSVSEIFWLVVLLIGAVGLYSMVFEKKKLYIGGENLPIGIKVFLMIVLLAMLSYLFYPLVEMFGYNWFVWILMICVVLLLFRLFREDKTILKSDENE, encoded by the coding sequence ATGGAACTGAGAATTAAGCCTTTTCCGAAAAATACATTTCCCAAAAAAGGACTTTTAATTAAAGGTTCTTCACCTTCAGTGTGGCTTAGAGAATTGGATGTTTTAGGAATTAATTTAAGAGATATACAGTCTTTTGCAATTCCTTCCAATGAGCCCAATGTTTTATACGGATGTTTTCTTATTTTTAAAAATAATGCATCAACCGAAATTGGTAAAAATTCTTATTTCCAGTGTTATGATAATCAATTTTTTATTCCTGAAAACACTGTTTTTTATCCTAAAATAAATCCTGAAGACTTTAAAAATCTGTCTGCAGATTACATCATGATGCATCCGGATTTTGGTTTGGTTAAACTATCCGAAAGTATCAACTGGCTGGAGTTGATAGAAGATCCGCAGCAGGCAGATTTCATTGTGAAAAAAGTTTCAAACGGAGTTCAGATTCCTTCCGAAATTCAGCGTTTCATGGTGGAGATGGATGACGAGAAAATCATGGAAACTCTTCAGAAAAAGACCGAGGAAGAATGGATGAATGATCTCCCTTTTGATATGAAAAAGGTGATGGCAGGAAACAAAAAAGAAATCGAAAAATACCTGAAGTACATAGATAAATATCCTGAACGTGCAGTAGAACTCGGTGTTCCGCTTGATATTATGGGAACTTCCCGAGGTGATGGTTTTGGCAGATTTAAATTCGGAGGTGGCGGATGGTTGAGTAATTTTTTTGGAGGAGGAAACTCAAACGGCAATGGAGGAGGAAATTCCGGTTCAAACAATTATCGTTGGGTTTTTTGGGTGTTTTTGATGATGATTGCAGCTTCCAGAATTGCAACTCAATCTGATAAGAATGAAACTCAAACTGTGAAGTCTTCAGGAAAAATAGAAGATGGAACATTAGCCAATACTCTTGCCTTCAGATCAGGTGTTACAGATATTGATCTAAAAATAGACTCAATTTACAGAAAAGAAAGAGGAAAACTGATGAACGATTTTACACTTGCTTCATCGAAATATTCTAACAGAAAATCAATGAAGGATGTTGAGAAGGATGTTGAAGAATATAAAGTGAAAGAAGGAATTACAAGAGATTCTCTTAAAACCATTTACAATAAAAAAATTGTAAAAACTGTCGAAGAAAATACCGAAAATCTGAAACGTAAAATTTCAGATTCTCTGAAAAAGAAAGGCAACGGAATTCCTGCAAAAGAAGGTGTGGTAAAAACAGTTTTGAATAGAAAGAAAATTCTGATGGCAGATTCTTTGGGCAAATTGTACGGAACTATTGATCCGCCGCTTTCAGATGTAAGTCAGATTTCTAATTTTGGTAATGAAGGTAAAATAAATAGCGATCAAAAAAATGTTTCGGTTTCTGAAATTTTTTGGCTTGTCGTTTTGCTGATAGGTGCTGTAGGACTTTACTCTATGGTTTTTGAGAAGAAAAAATTATACATCGGAGGCGAAAATCTTCCAATCGGGATTAAGGTCTTTTTGATGATCGTACTTCTTGCCATGCTGAGTTATCTTTTTTATCCATTAGTCGAAATGTTTGGCTACAATTGGTTTGTATGGATATTGATGATTTGTGTGGTACTCCTTTTATTCAGACTGTTCAGAGAAGATAAAACCATTTTAAAATCTGATGAAAATGAATAA
- a CDS encoding HAD family hydrolase, translating into MKTDIDIRNHAHFSFDLWLTLIKSHPEFKAKRVELFTSFFSIDLPLEKITKTVKYYDDLCNTVNEVIGGNIDTYEIYLLILGSLHIDLKSIDREKLNQFYLKSEALFLEYKPLVIFENLHHFFDEIKNQGKTINILSNTGFIKGSTMRKFLIEENLDQYIDFHIYSDEINCSKPNPLVFQEVKNLIQNQDLKMNQVLHIGDNPIADYKGAKDFGFNAHLLTHKF; encoded by the coding sequence TTGAAAACAGATATAGACATCCGAAACCACGCTCATTTTTCTTTCGATCTGTGGCTTACTCTCATAAAATCTCATCCGGAATTTAAAGCTAAAAGAGTTGAGCTTTTTACCTCTTTTTTTAGTATCGATCTACCTTTGGAAAAAATTACAAAAACTGTAAAATACTACGACGATCTGTGCAATACCGTCAATGAAGTGATTGGTGGAAATATCGATACATACGAGATTTATCTTTTGATTTTAGGATCTCTGCATATTGATTTAAAATCGATAGACAGAGAAAAACTCAATCAGTTTTACCTAAAAAGTGAAGCCTTGTTTTTGGAATATAAACCACTGGTGATTTTTGAAAATCTGCATCACTTTTTTGATGAAATAAAAAATCAGGGAAAGACGATCAATATTTTAAGTAATACGGGTTTTATCAAAGGAAGTACCATGAGAAAATTTCTGATTGAGGAAAACTTGGATCAGTATATCGATTTCCATATCTATTCTGATGAAATCAATTGCTCAAAACCCAATCCGCTGGTTTTTCAGGAAGTTAAAAATTTAATCCAGAATCAGGATCTGAAGATGAATCAGGTGTTACATATTGGTGATAATCCGATTGCGGATTACAAGGGCGCTAAAGATTTTGGATTCAATGCCCATTTATTAACACACAAATTTTGA